CTTACTACCGAACGCTGCACTACGGCGAACGCTCGATAACAGCTCCTGCGTTATTCTACCTCCTGCGTCCATGCAGTCGTGCGCTACGGAAAAAGACGAGCGCTTCGCTGCTAGAAAAAACGGAACGCTTCGCTTACAGAAAACCGAACATTCGCAGACTCACTACCGAACGCTGCGCTACTAGAAAGCAGAAAAAACAGCGCTTCACTTCCAGCATCTCGAAGCCCGCTCCGCGGGCGCTCTGTGGCTGCGCAGCAGCGTTCTGTAGCCGCTTGCGGCGTTCCGTAGGCCAAAGGCCGTTCTGTAAGCTCGCCTCGCGAGCGTTCCAGCAGAAGCGTTGACGCTGCGCCCTTAAGCCACACCAAGAACTTTGCCCAGAATACAAAAAAGCCAGCAAGTTTACCTTGCTGGCTTTAAGTGTGGCAAATAAGTCTGAGGCTTAGGCTGGAAATACGGCCCTTACTGCACCCGCAATCAGTTCAGCATATTGATTGGCCTTCACAGCGTCTTTGGCTTCAACCATTACACGGATGAGGGGCTCGGTACCTGATTTACGAAGCAGTACGCGCCCATCTGTGCCAAGAGCCGTTTCGGCCGTTGCAACCGCATCGGATACCGACGGATGCGACAAGGCAACGGCTGCATCGCCATTCAATCGCACATTGATAAGCACCTGGGGGAACATCACAAGTTCGGTAATAGCATCAACAAGGCCTGAACCAGATTCAAGCAACGCCCTCAGCACCTGCAGCGAAGCGACTATCGCATCCCCGGTTGTGGTGAAATCGAGCATCAGTAGATGGCCGGAGTTTTCACCGCCCAAGCGCCATCCCGTTTCTTTAAGCAGCTCGACAACGTATCTATCACCCACTTTGGCGCGCTTGAAAGGGATACCAAGATTACCAAGAGCCTGTTCAAACCCAAGGTTTGACATCAGGGTGCCAATAACCCCGGACACCTTCTCACCTCTTTGCTGGGCGGATTTGGCCAGCAAATACAATAACGCATCGCCGTCAACGACCTGACCTTTACTGTCTACCATCATCAAACGGTCTGCATCGCCATCCAGCGCAATCCCCAAATCCGCTTCGTGGATCATCACCGCGGTTTGCAGGCTATCCATGTGCGTGGCGCCGCAATGCTCGTTAATGTTAATACCATCGGGCTTATCATTAATACTGATGACCTCAGCACCAAGCTCACGATACACATTCTTGGCAATGTGGTAAGCCGCGCCATGGGCACTGTCTACCACAATTTTCAAACCGTTTAACGAGAGCGTGTTGGGAAAGGTGCCCTTACAAAATTCGATATAACGGCCTGCTGCATCATTAATCCGGCGAACTTTGCCAAGCTTGTCAGACGCGACACAAGCCATTGCACCTTCTTCAATGGCTGAAACCAGCAGACGCTCGATTTCGAGCTCTTGCTCATCGGTAAGCTTGGTACCAGTGTTTGAAAAAAACTTAATACCGTTATCGTAATAAGGGTTGTGTGAAGCGCTGATAACCACACCGGCATCGGCCCTGAAGGTGGACGTGAGATAGGCAATTGCAGGTGTTGGCAAAGGCCCGGTTAAGGCCACATTGACACCGGCCGCACAAAAGCCCGCTTCCATCGCAGATTCAAGCATATAACCACTCAGGCGGGTATCCTTGCCAATTATCACCTCTTTGGTGCCGGAGGCCGCCATCACAGTACCCGCAGCCCACCCCAATTTAAGCGTAAAATCAGGGGTTATCGGAAACTCGCCCACCTTTCCACGAACACCATCGGTACCAAAGTACTTCCGTGACATATCCAACTCCCAGAAAGATAAAGGCCGGGCTAGCCCGGCCTGAATTTAACGTTTAACACTTATTTTTGCGTAGCTAAATCATACGGCTAGCAAACGCTTTATGCTGGCTTTAAATTCATGCCCAAGATTAGCATCTCTTAAACCATACTCTACGAATGCGGTCATATAACCCAGTTTATCACCACAGTCATGCGAACTACCTGACATATGAAAGGCTTCAACAGCCTCGTTTGCAATCAGCATGTCAATTGCGTCTGTGAGCTGAATTTCGCCGCCTGCGCCAGATGGCGTTTTTGCAAGCAAGGGCCAGATATTGGCTGACAGCACATATCTGCCGACAACAGCAAGATTAGATGGCGCATCTTCAAGTGCGGGTTTTTCAACCATGCGGCTGATACGGGTTGACTCACCGGCGCAAAGCCCTATTCCATCACAGTCGGCTATGCCGTATTTATTCACTTCAACCTCAGGAACCGGCGTAACCATAATCTGGCTTACACCAGAAGCTTCAAAACGAGCACGCATCGCCGCTAGGTTATCTTGCGTTTGGTCAGCACTGTATTCATCTAAAATGACATCGGGTAAAACCACCGAGAATGGATTATCACCAACGATAGGTTTGGCGCACAATATTGCGTGTCCCAGGCCTTTAGCTTCACCTTGGCGAACATGCATGATGGTCATGCCCTTGGGGCATATACTCTTCACGACATCCAACAGCTGACGCTTAACCCGTTTCTCGAGTTGCGCCTCGAGTTCATAAGAAGTATCAAAGTGGTTCTCGATTGAGTTTTTACTGGCATGAGTGACCAAAACCACTTCCTTAAAACCCGCCTTGGCGCACTCGTTTACAATGTACTGAATAAGTGGCTTATCTACCAAAGGCAACATTTCTTTAGGGATAGCTTTTGTCGCTGGCAGCATACGAGTGCCAAGGCCTGCGACTGGAATGACCACCTTCATTTAATCACTTCCAAACAAATCACGGGTATAGACCTTGTCTGCGACATCTTGGATTTCATCTACCATTCTATTGGATACGATAACATCGCACGTATCTTTAAACTCTTGCAGATCACGAATTACCTGAGAATGGAAGAACTCGTTGTCCTTGAGTACTGGTTCGTAAACTACGACTTCGACTCCTTTGGCCTTAATCCGCTTCATAACACCCTGAATACTGGACGCACGGAAGTTGTCAGAACCCGCTTTCATGATCAGGCGGTAGA
The window above is part of the Shewanella litorisediminis genome. Proteins encoded here:
- the galU gene encoding UTP--glucose-1-phosphate uridylyltransferase GalU, producing MKVVIPVAGLGTRMLPATKAIPKEMLPLVDKPLIQYIVNECAKAGFKEVVLVTHASKNSIENHFDTSYELEAQLEKRVKRQLLDVVKSICPKGMTIMHVRQGEAKGLGHAILCAKPIVGDNPFSVVLPDVILDEYSADQTQDNLAAMRARFEASGVSQIMVTPVPEVEVNKYGIADCDGIGLCAGESTRISRMVEKPALEDAPSNLAVVGRYVLSANIWPLLAKTPSGAGGEIQLTDAIDMLIANEAVEAFHMSGSSHDCGDKLGYMTAFVEYGLRDANLGHEFKASIKRLLAV
- the glmM gene encoding phosphoglucosamine mutase, producing MSRKYFGTDGVRGKVGEFPITPDFTLKLGWAAGTVMAASGTKEVIIGKDTRLSGYMLESAMEAGFCAAGVNVALTGPLPTPAIAYLTSTFRADAGVVISASHNPYYDNGIKFFSNTGTKLTDEQELEIERLLVSAIEEGAMACVASDKLGKVRRINDAAGRYIEFCKGTFPNTLSLNGLKIVVDSAHGAAYHIAKNVYRELGAEVISINDKPDGININEHCGATHMDSLQTAVMIHEADLGIALDGDADRLMMVDSKGQVVDGDALLYLLAKSAQQRGEKVSGVIGTLMSNLGFEQALGNLGIPFKRAKVGDRYVVELLKETGWRLGGENSGHLLMLDFTTTGDAIVASLQVLRALLESGSGLVDAITELVMFPQVLINVRLNGDAAVALSHPSVSDAVATAETALGTDGRVLLRKSGTEPLIRVMVEAKDAVKANQYAELIAGAVRAVFPA